The Brassica oleracea var. oleracea cultivar TO1000 chromosome C6, BOL, whole genome shotgun sequence genomic interval TAATGGACCATAGGAGTTTTTGTCCCCAAGATATCAAAACCTTCCATTCATGAATATGATACCCCTTAAAGTTTGATCTTTTATGTGTCAAGTTGTTTATAATGCATCATCATCATCATCTTAAAAAGTATCTAACTGGGGCAGGGCTCTCCCCCTTTGGTTTTAAAGAAACACCACGTCTTTGTCTGTGTACCAGACAAGTTTTCCAAGAACAATCAATAGAGAACCTGCTGAAGTATTTTTAGAAGAAGAAAAATTCAAATATCTAAAATGTGGTTATAAGTCTTTGTCAGTAGTTTTCTGTATAATCAAATGCAACATCAGCGTATCTGTTCCAATTCGTGGTTGATACGTTGAGATGTTAATGGATGATCCTTAAGTTTGGTCTGTGATTTGGCTTTATCAGGGAAAATGTAGAAAAGAGAATGAAAAAAAAATTGTATTAAATTAAAAGATGTGTGTTTACGTGATGCTTCAATCAACCTCAAGATTTTGTCTTTATGCTTTGAATTGTGTACCCTTCATTTAGATGAAGATGCCAAATGACAAGGACATGAATCCATTAACTTGCTAAAGTTTTCAAGAGAAAAAAAAAGAAGAAGAATCTGACTTTGGATGTTCTTTTGTGCCAATAGGTGTGGATTTCAAATTGATATGTTTCAACTATATATAGGTTAGTTAGCATGTTCAAACAAGACACGGAACCTAACTAAAGGACATAAACTGACAACTAACTACGCAGTTTATCACGAGAAACCAAGTGTTTATTTAGTCTTTATCCGTAAAGTAAAAATTGATTTATCATCAGCAGCCTGTTACCATCCAACACAATGAGAAAGAGAGTTTTGTTTGTTTATCTCAACAAAAACAAAACAGGGCCAGCAAAAATGAACGAGACAGGTCTTTGGTTCGTGTATTATAATGCACTCTGTGGTCTAATAATGAAAACACTGACCTTTTGTTCTCAGGTCTCTCAAATGGGGAGTGTGGAGTGCGATTTAATTGTCCTTCCCTTTGGCTCTTTTTCACATGATGCCTTCACAAAGCCACATGAGTTTCTGGACCCCCTCTCTCTTGCATTCAAAAGAAATGTTCCTTCGTGTGTGTTGTGTGTAAACACATAGAAGATTCTCCTTATCGTTTTCTCAAGAGAGTCGCGTACACTGAGTAAAAAACAAGTGTAGTTATAATTCACAACAACCTCCACATGGACAAGATTGTTCATAATCACATTCACAGTACATAGTCACATATCCCTTGGTACCGCGCTATGACACGTTCTAGCGTTCATCAAGATAGCATTCTCAATCAAACAGATAGTATTTACGGTTCTGTTTCTTGGACAAAAGTCAATAATATCTTACACAAGTAGTAGTACTCAACCATGCGATAATGACCAAGTGGCATTCGAGCTTTAGGTTGATAAGCAACATGGGTTAGAAAACACCCCACTACACTACACTATGTTACCACGCGGCGGATATGGACCCATTGTTTATGGCCCGTTTGAATATCCGGAAAGACGGTTCATACGTGGATTTCACTTCTCTTTAGGATTACTAGATGCATTTTTCCATAGATTCAAGGGGTTTGAACAAAAAAGAGAAGACAATGGACGGTAAATAATACATCAAACCAGGAGCTGAGGCAAAGAAGGACTTGTGAGGTCACATACCCGTAAAAATTTGGTGAATTTTTTTAGTGTATATTTTTCTAATATTATTTTAATCTTTTGTCATATTTTGGCATTCGACCCCACTAATTTATGTTTATGTTTTCATAAGTCCCATCAATTTTATCAGAATTTTTTTTTTTGTTAAAGTATCATATATTATCAAGTTTTGATAGTATAGATTTATATATTATGACCAGTAAAAAATGTTTCTAGCTCCCTTTAGACTAAATGTGATGTCTCTGGTTAAAGGTAACATCAGGAGATAACATTTGAAGACTGCAATTGATCATTACACACGCTCACTTCTCTCCGACCACAGAGTGAAACAAATCTCTCTTGGAACAATAACAAAGGACACTTCTCGATCAAACCTGAACCACCATAACCTTCTTTGAGAAACACTGTACCCCTTGCACCTTTGTTAGTAATGTAGAAGATCCCTTGATGCTTTATCAAGCAAAGTATTAGTCTTGACGGAAGCAAATACTCAGAGTGAAACGCGTCCAGCTGAGAGCAAGTCACTCTCTTCTCCATAGTTAAACTGAGCAGCTCGTGAAGCACGGCCACAACTCGTTTCCTAGCTTTAGGATCTGCAGAATCAAACCTTCTCGCGTTTAGGTAAGGTGATGGAAACTCCATCTTCTGCCACTTCTGAAACTCCTCTAGATAGCTCGCGTTAGGCCTAAAGCCAGGAGGAAACGAAACTTTGAACGCGTTTGGGCCCAAGAAGTTACCATCCTTTGTGATCCTAACCTTGTTTCTGTTCTCACTTGGTGGCTCGAGAACACGTGATAGCCTCTCTTCACGTGCGGTGATTGCTAGTGAAGAGTCCCAGTTCTCTAACACGAGATGAACTTTACCATTAACAACCTTTACAGAGAAAAAATCAGGATACTTGGGGATCAAGCTACTCTTAAAGTCATGAGGCAAACCCATTGCGGATTGAATAAACTCAACTTTCTCCAGAGGCACTCTACAATCAACAGACATCATCAGCAGCTTCCTGAGATTGTTGACAAGAATAGGCTCCATTGACTCTATAGCTTCGCTTTCCTCATCTGCAATCTTCTGAGCTTTCTCGGTTAGCATTACACAAGGAGGCTCTCTGTTTCCACCTCCAACGTGGAATATGGAAGGGTACTTCTCGATGGCAGCCATTAAGTTCCATTTGTGAACAAACCCAACGTGCTTCTCGAGATCCCTTAGGAGAATGGTTCCGTGTTTCTGGGATTGGATCATGGATTTGAGTTGGAGTATGAGAGATGGTTTCTTCTTCAGGTCTATGGCTTTGTCAAGCTCGTGAACTCTGTGGTATACTTTCTTCTTCGGTCTAAATCCTCCACCCGACTTGTGTCTCACCTGTACAGGAAACAGCGTCAAGTTTTCACTTTCTCTAAACACACTCTTCTTCAGAAAGTGGTTCAGACAGGAAGAAACCAAACATCTTCTGTACTGTAATGGTTTTGGCATTATATCGAACATGTTGTGTGCATACTCCCAAACACAGAACAGCACGACACTTTTGCAATTTGTCTGAAAAGCTATTACACACGCCAAAACGAATAGAATAATAAATACAAAACTCGGGGCCCGTCGTGTTATGTATAACTCAGCCCAATGGACCGAGCCAATAAAAGATGTAATACACCATAAATTGGGCCCGAAGAGCTATCGATAAGTCGGCCCATTAGTTTAGATTTTCACTCCTCCATATATACTCTTGCTCAGAAACTGAATCATACCGAAAAAAACCAAACATCTTCTGTACAGTAATGGTTTAGACACTTTATCGAACCCCCAATGTGCACAATCGCGACCAATTACAGAACAACACAACACTTGAGTTACAACTTGTCTGGAAAAAAAGATTACACTCACCAAAAGGAAAATAAAAACAAACTCGGGCCTATAAGAGAAGAGAAAACTGTAATTTTTCCATAGATTAGGCCTGATGAGTTATCTATAAAAAGGCCCAATGGGCCAAGCCCATAAAAGAAAGTTCAAATTTTCGCTCCCTTTTATAGCTTGTCTTCGAAGTCGGAGAGAGGAGTGACTTGTAGCTTCAAGCCTTTACGCTTCCTGATATCTGCTACAATAGCACAAGCCTGAGAACCATCCTCCATAGGATCCGAAGTCAACATGTCCCACTGATCGAAGATTGCCTGAGGAACCCGTAGTCACAATGATTTTACTAAGTGGCATTAATGTTTTCATGTTAGGAGATTAAGTATTAAATCCCTCCCCCTCCCCCACCTCCAAAATATAATTATGCAGATTATAATGGAAATTTTTTTACAAAAAATCTTAATGACCAAGTAAAACTGTTAGATGTAGATCTTCATAAAGAGGTTCGTAATAGTGGAGTCAAACATTTATATAAAGGATTTAGAGTGGTAAAGTCCGACGTAATGGATAAATAGACCAATGTATTTATGACAAAAAACATATTCGATATATACACATAGTGTTACCTAATACATATGTTTATTTCTTTACTTAGCATCATTAAAATTTAGGGAATTAAGTTCGACATCACTTTTATTTTGGTAATTCATAGTTTTCAAATGGAAAATATTATCTACTATATAGTATATACAACTATTCTTATTTTTTTTGCTATTTTTTATTTAGAGAATTAAGAACGTCATTTTTTTATTTCAAATAGACTATTTTGGTTTTTCGGTTAGAAAAAAAAAAGTTAACATACCAATGAAAGATTTAATATATATAGATATATAAATATTTGAATCATTTTGACCAATGCTAATTAGGAAATGCTTGAATGTTTTTTAATAAATGCGATTGGTTATTAGTTTAAGAAATTTATTCAAACTTAGAAAAATACTTAAGCTTCGAATGTACAACTTACAAACCGCACCGCAGTTAACATTAACAAAAAATTCTATATATGCATATGTATATTTATATGTTTTTGTTACTATTAAGACTGAGCCGTAGTCGTTGTTACCGATCAAACTCTTATTGTGTGCATTAATAAAAATTAGGTAATTCTTTTTTTGTAGCTTAATTAGGAAGTCCATTTAAAAGTGAAATTGACCATGACTTTTTTCTTGAATACGTAGACATATTGCATAGATTTAATACCTTTTGAACTCATCCCAAATCAAAATAATACTTAATATACATCCAAATTCTTTTAATAAAAATGAATTGTGACCACCAATCATATACCGTCTCTGCCTCTGCGTGTGCCACTACTCTCTTATAATACATTAAACCTACATTCGCATAATTGTCCGTTTCTCTCTATCCACTGTCTGAAACCAAACATGAAGTCTCTGCTTCGCCGCTACTCACAAGTCGCCGATTCCTCCTCTTCCTGCCACTCTTTTCCCTGCAACCAGATTCTCCGCCGCCATGTTCATCACCCGACATCGTTCTTGGTTAAACGAGCATCCGTCCCATCGAGCATCCCTTCAGGACTTGTGCCGGTCGACGTCGGCGAGAAGATGGAGCGGTTCTTGGTGAGTGCGGAGCTGCTTAACCACCCTGTGTTCGTCGGTTTGCTTAACCGATCTGCTCAGGAGTACGGTTACGCTCAGAAAGGTGTTCTTCATATCCCATGTAACGTCTTCGTGTTTGAGCGAGTCATTGAGGCTCTCCGATCTGGAACCTCTCAGTCTCGTGATGTGTCGGAGCTTGTTGCATCGTTAACAGGCGATGAAGATGTGTCTCTGTGGTTACCTGGAGTTACAGAGTAGCTGATGGTTGTCCTTCTTGATCTATAGCCAAGGATATTTTTGTTTGATCTTCTCCTTTTATTGTACTGATCAAAAAAAATATTTTTGATGATTGATAATGAGAAGTGTATTTTCGGTTTCATCTCCGAATGTTCTTTTTAATTCGATAAGTAAAATTAAAGTGGCGAAAACTATACGGATAATAAGCATTTGTTTAATCAAAACGCAAGTTATCCATTGTAGTGTAGTTTAACTATTAAATCTAATCATTTTTATAAGAAATTAAGTCTAAAAGGAATTGATTAATAAATGATAAAGATGTTGATTATACTGCCATGATATCTTCCCAGCACCTAACATTTCCCCAATAAATTGATTAAAAATGCTCAGATGCGAGTCATACAATTTTAAACAAATTGAAAGTATTTGTTTATTATATATAACTATGTAAGTATATACTAAGTCGTCATATAACTAATCAAGTGGATATTGATTTCAGAGAATCAGACAAGCTATTATTTATTTATATCTTGTACGTTAACCTTTTGAAATTTGGAATAATAACATGAACAAATGTTATATCATCGTCTTATGTAAATAGTGAGACAGTGACCTACATTAAGTTGTATGTATTTTTAAGAAATCAGCATCATGAATATGTCACGCAATGCTCTCAACTATGCGATGTAACATCCATTTCAACTATTTTTGTCAGTTGAAAATAAATAGCTAAATGAAACTTAGGATCTGAAAGAATGATTATCTCACAAGGTTTATTATGATTATTTTAAAAACTAGGATAAAATGTTCTCACATGGCCGTATCTTGCATGTACCGTTGTACGGGCTGGACTCTTCGTGGGAAACAATTTGCTCCTCTGTTCACAGATTACAGCATATATTTGGTAAGATTAACAATTCTGTTCAAGTACACGGTTTAGAGATGTGGCGACCTATGTGTGGTTAAAAGGATGATATCGCGTATCTTTTAAACTCTAAAGCACATGTATTAGACTACGTTGTTTTGTCCGAATGTTACTATTTTATACTACAACGTTGGTACGACGTACTAAGCGAGTTTTTAAATAGATGGAACTGGAATGATCGTAATCCTTTTTATTATCTACAAGATTCTTCCATGATTACCAAGGTGGCTGTGAATTAAAAAAAAAACTCACATTTTTTATAAGTAAAAAAAACACCCTGAATGAATCCACTTAAACAAAACTATTCTCAAAATTAGATTGAACAAAAATTTAAATGATGAATTTCTAGTTGAAGCAATGTATAACACTAAAAAAGACAAAAGTGGGTTTTTCAAAATTTCTTCTTAGATTTAGGGCTCTTCGGTTTCTTCTTCTCCACGTTACTCTGTTTCTTCGTTGGTTTCTTCTTCGCCATGTTACTCTGTTTCTTCTTCTCAAACTCCATTCTCACTCTCTCGTCCACTTTAATGCCTCGTAGAATGGTAAAATTCTCTTTCAGCTTCTTCTTGAGCTCAACCATGTCAGTTTCCGGAACATCCTCACCTTCACCACCACTCTCTCGTTTCCGTTTGTTGTTCAGTTTCCTAGACTCGCTCTTAGGCTCAAACGATTCCTTCAGAAGAGAGTAATCTGCAAACGCCTGCTGCGGAGTCACTGCAGAAAGAAACGTTTGGTTCTGAGAAGTGTTCATGTTGGAGATTGTTCCAGCCATCGTTGAGATCGCTGGGTGGTAGTGTTTGGTCAAGAGGTTGAGTTCCCAAAGCACTGATGCGAAAGCTCCGCTTAGGTTAGGATCTGTTGCGTATGGCTGATACTTCTGCAAATTGAGGTATTTGTATAAATATCCGAAAGTAAATTTGTATTTAATATGAGAGTAATGATTTGTGACGTACTGCGATTGAACCGGAAACAGAGCCGCCTCCAGCATCGTTCTCTAGAAGGTTTCTGCATTTGACGTTCCTCTGGAGGAGATTCTTCAAGGTGACAAGCGCTGTAAACATAATTGCAGAGTGAGAAACGGCTTTTGAGGATGAATGTGTTTAGTGATGTTTGTTACCTGACATAGACTCGGCACAGCCAAAGCATAGCGCGAATGTGGCTAAACGTTTTACAAAAGCAGCTGCTTTCTGCATGTCTTGGTGTCTGTCATCGCACAACATTATCTTCAGAGACTCGGCCAACACTTCACCTGAATCTCTGTTTCACATTCACAAAGGCGTCTCAAGAGTCAACTAGATTAAGCTTATATCTCGGTTAAAAAAGTTAAATAACAAACCTTCCAGGGCGGTACTCGAGAAGGAGGTTGTAAAGCTGGACAAAGAAGTCTTGCAAGTCGACGTTCAAGGCGTTTAAGTTGCTCCTCATGACTTTGAATGCGACGAGGCAACACCTCAGGCGTTCAGATACTGTCAACAGTTTCGAGTTTTTCTTCTTTGTGGTGGAGACGCTGCTGCTGGAAGCAAGCTTCTTTAGATAGTTCATGAGATCTCCGATGTAGTCC includes:
- the LOC106298911 gene encoding protein ROOT PRIMORDIUM DEFECTIVE 1 — encoded protein: MFDIMPKPLQYRRCLVSSCLNHFLKKSVFRESENLTLFPVQVRHKSGGGFRPKKKVYHRVHELDKAIDLKKKPSLILQLKSMIQSQKHGTILLRDLEKHVGFVHKWNLMAAIEKYPSIFHVGGGNREPPCVMLTEKAQKIADEESEAIESMEPILVNNLRKLLMMSVDCRVPLEKVEFIQSAMGLPHDFKSSLIPKYPDFFSVKVVNGKVHLVLENWDSSLAITAREERLSRVLEPPSENRNKVRITKDGNFLGPNAFKVSFPPGFRPNASYLEEFQKWQKMEFPSPYLNARRFDSADPKARKRVVAVLHELLSLTMEKRVTCSQLDAFHSEYLLPSRLILCLIKHQGIFYITNKGARGTVFLKEGYGGSGLIEKCPLLLFQERFVSLCGRREVSVCNDQLQSSNVIS
- the LOC106299592 gene encoding auxin-responsive protein SAUR40, producing the protein MKSLLRRYSQVADSSSSCHSFPCNQILRRHVHHPTSFLVKRASVPSSIPSGLVPVDVGEKMERFLVSAELLNHPVFVGLLNRSAQEYGYAQKGVLHIPCNVFVFERVIEALRSGTSQSRDVSELVASLTGDEDVSLWLPGVTE